Proteins encoded in a region of the Anopheles ziemanni chromosome 2, idAnoZiCoDA_A2_x.2, whole genome shotgun sequence genome:
- the LOC131281691 gene encoding bolA-like protein 3, with amino-acid sequence MSGNSLRNFGSRYISMLTQVWSGTSRMVTNSEELLQKTLQSKFPLAKNITVSDISGGCGSMYEIFVETSEFKGLSTVKQHKLITEILKDEIKNMHGLRIRTAIAEK; translated from the exons ATGAGTGGAAATTCCCTTCGTAATTTTGGTAGTCGATACATTTCT ATGCTGACGCAAGTATGGTCAGGAACCTCCCGAATGGTTACAAATTCTGAGGAATTATTgcagaaaacacttcaatccAAATTCCCGTTG GCTAAAAATATCACGGTCAGCGACATTTCTGGTGGCTGTGGCTCAATGTATGAAATATTCGTCGAAACATCCGAGTTCAAAGGGCTGTCCACCGTCAAACAGCACAAATTAATAACAGAAATACTtaaagatgaaataaaaaacatgcaTGGCCTAAGGATACGGACAGCTATTGCTGAAAAGTAA